The DNA sequence AAATTCCATCAAGTTAAGGAATTTGTAGGTAGGTCATCCTTGGTTATCATTCCATCCACTGTGAAGCAAAACAGCTTCACAGAATAATGCTGCAACCACACTATTGGCAGTTGACACAGGGCATGACAACCTTAACTTGAAGCTTCTAAATACACTTCCTGTTGCTGTGGTCAAATTATTCCATCTTATTCTCACCCGACCATGAAACTTTTCTTCAGAATGCAATTGGTTGGTGGGAGATGTAGGTTAATTTGAGTCAAGCTGGGTTGGAGGTTGATTTTGGAGAAGGGGCTTCTATTTTGCCCAGCCCCCTCACAGTCCATGGTGATGTGAaatctgcttcacctgtgtGCATGGTGTTCCAGTAGTTTCCAGTTCACGGTAGGCTTGAGCCATGGTGCCCTGCTTTTTTACCATTATTTTGTACAGCAATTTTTAGTTCTGCACTTGACCATTTCTGAACcattttcagagttttttttttttttttcttgtgggGAGGTGTTAAACCACTTAACCTtgatcattaaacaaattagtACAAAATGGGTTCCAAATTAAAGTCTCCAGTCTGTTTTGAGTTCCACTCAAAATGGTATTTTTAGTAGAGGAATTAGATATGGGCCATATGACTTGAGAGCCTGAGGGTTGGCTCAGCCTGGGAGGATGGCAACTGCACTGCAAACATTAAATAGTCCccttataaattattttggcaAGCGGTGCATGCCAAAATAACATCCACAACCATTTACTTTCTTTCCATATTGTAACCCAGTACCATGCATTTACAACGTAAGCGATGTAAACGCATCTGGCCATCAGCATGATGtataagaaaaacataattcaCCAGAACAAGACACCTTCTGCTATTGCTTGTGGACCAGTTTTCCATTTGTTGCAGTTGTTTGCTCATTGTTGTCGGCTTAGGTGATGAACTGAAGTCAGGTACCCTAACTAATCTGTGGCtattaaaattaaatgagaTCCACTGTGTACGCTGACTTGTGTCTATCAGAACCAACATGGACTTCCTTAGGAATTTGAACTACACAGCAGCTTGTCTGTTGGATTGGACCACAAAGGCCAACCCTCACATCTTATGTTCAACAATGAGCTTGTCActagttcaccactgttccttcATGGATCACAATTGACAGatctgcagactaggaacaccCAACAAAAGGTGTTCTGACGCAGCTTCTAGCCATCACAATGTGTCCCTTGTTAAACTTACTGAAATCCTTTTCAAGTCAGTTTTTCTTACTTCTAACATCAGTTTTGAAGGCAAAATGTTCACTTGCTGCTTGATATATCGCAGCATATAGCAGATGAAATCGTAAAGATATAATAAATGTTATTCACTTCGGCTGTTAGTGTTCATAATGTTATGGCTGATTGATGTAATGGCGCGGTTTGATCAAATGACACAACGACCTGCCATAACCACTCTACAGTTACAGTCTCGTCAGCCGGTCGGTAACTGATGCCCCTTTAAAGCGGCCACTGACGTCATGTATTTTGACAGGGGTTGGGGGTGCAGGGACAGAAGGGGCGGTCAGGCAGcgggagaagaagaagaagaagaagaagaagggagAGGATGTACCAGGAGAGAAGGATGTCCAGGATCATGTTCCCGGCTGGTCCTCGCTCCCACATATCCGCAACATGATAAACGCTGCTCCGGGAGCGTTCGCCCGCAGGATGCCGTCAGCGGCCCGGCGGAGCGGCTGCTGGATAGCATGGTGCCAGGCTGTCCTGCTCGGCGTGTCGGCGCTGGTTATCGTGGCCGAGCGGAGCGCACGTAAGTGGGCAGCTAGCTTGCGGGCGGCGTTCGCgctctgtttaaaaaataaaataaaaacaggcaaaaaaaaaaaaaaaaaaaatcaagatggCACGTTTCAGTATACGCTGTGATGGTTTTAGCTACATTCATGGAAACATGGCGTATAGCCCTTTCACGAAGCATTGAATACAGGTGGAAGCAGGTAAAGATGTAACACAGCTATTACTAGAGTGAACAGAAAGCCTGGACATTGTTTACCTCAGCGAGAAACTGGGGTAAACACCTGAAGGTGTCCCCCATCAGCTTCACCTACTCAAGCCTACTTACATCCAACCACTCTCCATAAATACCATtcatagaaaaatataaaatttcttcacatttttatgaTCTTTATGCCATACCAATTCCTTACATTTTGGTCAGTATTAGTCAAATATTAACTTTGGTGCTGTTCTCATCCCACCTGTGATCTGTGTCAGCTCAGTGTCTCCCTGAACAAGTAGATCAATGAGCCAAGGTCATGACACCAGAAAGATGACTGGATCTGTACAAAGTGTGACTTTGTGTTCTGCAGGTATACCATTCCCTGTAGATAAAAATACTGTGCTGCTGCTTGGACAACACACACTTTTGTGAATCTCTCGTTTCTGAGCAACATCAATTTATGAAACAAATGTTTGACGTTTTCATCAAAGCCAGGATTCAGACATTATGATAGTATTTGTGGGGGATCTGTTTGCCCTTTACAATCTGTGCAGTTGGCAATGAATCCTAACACATGCAATGCTTTCACTCAGTTCAGTTCCATTAATTGTATTTACACTgtgccaatttacaacaaatgtcatctcaagacactttactAGACAAATTGCACTTTAAATTCTTGCACAAACCTGCATCCTGCTTGTCTTTTGTTTGTGTGCTTCAGTGATCTACTGTATAGGATTCTACCTTTGGAACGAGGAGACGCAGTGGGCGGGCCTCACACTTGGCCTTTTTCTTCCTGGGACAGCAGTTCAGCTGCTAAGCGTGAAGTGGTACTATGATGATGGAGATGAAAGGCGATTCTACCTCTCTGTCATACACATACTACACTTGGGCATCTTTAAAAGGTATGATCTTTGCAACTCCAGCATGTTAGGATTTATGTCATTTAAGCACATCCAGCATGTTTGGTGAGATATGACTGTCTGTCAGAGTGTAgacatgaaaccagattttCACATCATTCTGTCATTGAGAAGGTTATCCCTGTTCAGGTGTTTGTCTCTGACTCCCTCTTTTGGCAGGTTATGGGACTGCATGAGGTCTGTGCTGCATATGCAGGGCTCGGTGGCTGAACTTGGTGCTGCTGTCATGCAGCAGGCAGATGTTGCTGCCCTTTGGCTGCTGGAGGCACTTGTCCTTACACTGCCTCAGAGCCTGCTGCAGGCATATGTAGTTGTGTCTACAGATGTGGGGATAATGTCACCAGGTAAACTGATCTTTCAGTGGATTATTGGCTCACTATCCTGTTCGAGGCATAATTTTAATGTCTAATGCTTTGCTTCTGTTTAACACTCAGTGGCATATTGCTGTGGCTTATGCGTGCTGTCCATTTCCTGGGCCCTGGTGCTGTACAGCCGAGCCTGCTGTCTGATACGACCAGGCCACTTGGCCATGCCGCCAGCAGCCCTGCTGTGCCAGCTTGTCTGGAGAGCAGGCATGTTAGGTGCCAGGGTGATCTGTCTCATGTTCTTTGCCAGAGTCTTCAACTGGTGGGTTTGTGGAGTAGCAGGTGAGCGCAAACAAGGAAGGTTCTCTAATGCCGTTTTGTTACAACACAAACTTCTTtgtattttactgagattaTATGTGATAAACCAGCACAAAATCTGcaatgtgcatttgttttcaaatgcCCGAGTCAGTCATTTGTAGaaacacattttgctgcagctgaaaattttttggggtatgtctctttCAGCATTTGAGTTGTAGAGACTGAAATGGTTGCCTATTTGTCCCTTCAGATAGCTCAAACGTTTTCagatttgactgggccattccaacagaTGAATGTGCGTTGATTTAAACCACTCTTTTTCAGCTCTTCTTGTAGTTTTggtgtcattgtcctgctggaatgtgaacctccaccccagtctcaaagCTTTTGCAGCCtaaaacaggttttattccAGGAATGCCCTTtattgctccatccatcttcccatcagctccgAACAGCTTCCcttccactgctgaagaaaagcatccccacagcatgatgatgccaccaccatgtttcactgtggtggtggtgttttcagggtgatgagcgGTTTACAAATCCTTTATATAAAAGGTTGAAAACAATGCATCCTTTTGAcaccacttcacaatcatgcactacacagtgctgatttattttctcaaatttgaataacatacaTAACAaggcaatgtattttattgaaattctaATGTTTCTAATGACCTCTCATTTATTTGCTGCTTGTTTACATTAGTGTACACACTAAGCATAGGTCTCTGATTTCAGTCTATTTTTCTCTGATCTCCAGGTTTTCACTGGCTCACCGCCTCCTTCTGGCTAGTATCACAGCAGCCCGACATTTGCACTGGTCACTGGTGTTGGCGTGCCTTTAATGGCGTCCTAGGGCTCATCCACGTCTTCCTCTTCCTCAACGTCAAAGATGGACCCTCGCGCTTTCGTATGGCTAGCTTTTATGCTGTAAGAAAGTACttgttttacagaaaatggtTTCATATGCTGTGCACTAGTGTGTCTAGTGATCCCACGCAGTGAGCAGCAAGGACACACATGCTTATATAAACCAAATTGTTTGCACCGTCATCCTCACCTCTGTGTCCTCAGCTTGCAGTGACGTGAAGCTGACTGCAAATGAGTGATGACCTTCTCCGTCTCCCTTTAGTTCATGCTCGTAGAGAATATCACTCTGCTGTTGGCCGCCTCCGACTTCCTGAGCGAAGCGTCATGGGATAGCATGACCCTTCCCACCTCTGCGCTGTGCAGCTTTTTCCTTGGTGAGTCATTTTGTCTGCAGCATCTGCACAGAATCAGAAACCAATCAGATTCTGTtaataatgatgataataaaagCTATGGAATCAGAAAACCCCATGCGGGGATTCAGAActgttaaaaataacttttaataaattataGTTTCCTGTGTTGTTGCCAAGGTAGCAAATTGATCATCTGAAGTATCTGAAACTGCTAAGATCATATGTAAACCAATTTATCTTAACTAAATAACACTGGGCCTGGCCCACTTGTGTGGTCAAAACCACTTGGGGCTTAACCTGttcaagacagtggagatgatgaTGGACTACCGGAGAACACCCCCCACACTCTCTCCTCTTACCATCCTCAACAATAGTGTGTATGCGGTGGATCACCTTctg is a window from the Girardinichthys multiradiatus isolate DD_20200921_A chromosome 15, DD_fGirMul_XY1, whole genome shotgun sequence genome containing:
- the xkr5a gene encoding XK-related protein 5a; protein product: MINAAPGAFARRMPSAARRSGCWIAWCQAVLLGVSALVIVAERSALIYCIGFYLWNEETQWAGLTLGLFLPGTAVQLLSVKWYYDDGDERRFYLSVIHILHLGIFKRLWDCMRSVLHMQGSVAELGAAVMQQADVAALWLLEALVLTLPQSLLQAYVVVSTDVGIMSPVAYCCGLCVLSISWALVLYSRACCLIRPGHLAMPPAALLCQLVWRAGMLGARVICLMFFARVFNWWVCGVAGFHWLTASFWLVSQQPDICTGHWCWRAFNGVLGLIHVFLFLNVKDGPSRFRMASFYALAVT